A single window of Nocardia sp. NBC_01327 DNA harbors:
- a CDS encoding MarR family winged helix-turn-helix transcriptional regulator: protein MTKNQELAADLTLAAQRSATDAVMLHGAMADRLGLHVTDLRCLNLLRMGGAATAGELAQRTGLTTGAITRMIDRLLKAGYVRREHDEQDRRRVIITAIQDRIDEIAPHYEVLAREFGKITADYTEEQLHLLLDIFNRLHETSLHVTAILRENA, encoded by the coding sequence ATGACGAAAAACCAGGAGTTGGCGGCCGACCTCACCCTCGCCGCCCAGCGCAGCGCCACCGATGCGGTCATGCTGCACGGAGCCATGGCCGATCGCCTCGGCCTGCACGTGACCGATCTGCGCTGCCTCAATCTGCTGCGAATGGGCGGCGCGGCCACCGCGGGCGAACTCGCACAGCGCACCGGGCTCACCACGGGCGCGATCACCCGGATGATCGACCGGCTATTGAAAGCCGGCTACGTGCGCCGGGAACACGATGAGCAGGACCGGCGGCGGGTGATCATCACCGCGATCCAGGACCGCATCGACGAAATCGCCCCGCACTACGAGGTTTTGGCGCGCGAATTCGGCAAGATCACGGCCGACTACACCGAGGAGCAACTGCACCTGCTGCTCGATATCTTCAACCGGCTGCACGAGACGTCGCTGCACGTCACCGCAATCCTGCGGGAAAACGCCTGA
- a CDS encoding GMC oxidoreductase: protein MRRRAVLKAAGLAALLAGAGSGAAVRGAGVASANPLWNALFQAWVPEIFAPLPDPPEHSEAIVIGSGFGAAVTALRLAEAGVQNTVLERGSRWPNDPWREIFTGDDLPDGRGFWHRTSFTGVTKVPMPFSDFGGVLDVTEFAGIDVWRGAAVGGGSIVFTGAMVAPPKHLFDSVFGGIVDYDELDRVYYPRVRDMLRLSTMPPDIYNSVPFTHSRVWDQQVRAAGYEPQANDSIFNWDVLRAELAGNSRSSATAARSNLGNSNGAKFDLNQNYLRYAEGTGRSAIFPGHRVDSIAQDANGKYVVSVTKLAPAGQVLATRTLTCDRLFLGAGSVGTSELLVRAQATGALPQLNEHIGDGWGTNGDVVLARAESSLAGVGSGVPSASRIADESGMPLTLENWYVPGIPVDTGAIASLGIALDPTRARFGFDAARNAVGLSWPRGAQNAVVDACRAVDHRIAERAGSIVDYTPIGYDANAAFTAHPLGGAVLGQATDANGRVIGHPGLYVMDGAGIPGSTGTVNPSLTITALAERNIEAIIRAGR from the coding sequence TTGCGCAGGCGCGCCGTGTTGAAAGCTGCCGGATTGGCCGCTTTGCTGGCGGGCGCGGGATCGGGTGCCGCTGTGCGCGGCGCCGGTGTCGCGTCGGCGAATCCGTTGTGGAACGCGCTGTTTCAGGCGTGGGTGCCCGAGATCTTCGCACCGCTACCGGATCCGCCGGAGCACTCCGAGGCCATTGTCATCGGGTCCGGATTCGGGGCGGCCGTGACGGCGCTGCGACTGGCCGAGGCCGGGGTGCAGAACACGGTGCTGGAGCGCGGCTCGCGGTGGCCGAACGATCCCTGGCGGGAGATCTTCACCGGCGACGATCTGCCGGACGGGCGCGGCTTCTGGCATCGCACCAGCTTCACCGGCGTCACCAAGGTGCCCATGCCTTTCAGCGATTTCGGCGGCGTCCTGGATGTCACCGAATTCGCCGGCATCGACGTGTGGCGCGGCGCGGCGGTCGGCGGCGGGTCGATCGTCTTCACCGGTGCGATGGTGGCCCCGCCGAAGCATCTGTTCGACTCGGTATTCGGCGGCATCGTCGACTACGACGAACTCGACCGCGTCTACTACCCGCGCGTGCGGGACATGCTGCGACTGAGCACCATGCCGCCCGATATCTACAATTCGGTGCCGTTCACGCACTCCCGGGTGTGGGATCAGCAGGTCCGGGCCGCGGGTTATGAACCGCAGGCCAATGATTCGATCTTCAACTGGGATGTGCTGCGCGCCGAACTGGCGGGCAACTCGCGTTCGTCGGCAACGGCCGCACGCAGCAATCTCGGCAATTCCAATGGCGCGAAGTTCGATCTGAACCAGAACTATCTGCGCTACGCCGAGGGCACCGGACGCTCGGCGATCTTCCCCGGGCACCGGGTGGACTCCATCGCGCAGGACGCCAATGGCAAGTACGTGGTGTCGGTGACCAAACTGGCGCCCGCCGGCCAGGTGCTCGCCACCCGCACCCTCACCTGTGACCGCCTGTTCCTGGGCGCGGGCTCGGTCGGCACCTCCGAACTGCTGGTGCGGGCCCAGGCCACCGGCGCGCTGCCGCAGCTGAACGAGCATATCGGCGACGGCTGGGGCACCAATGGCGATGTGGTGCTCGCCCGCGCCGAGAGTTCACTGGCCGGTGTCGGCAGCGGTGTGCCCAGCGCCAGCCGCATCGCCGACGAATCCGGTATGCCGCTGACCCTCGAAAACTGGTATGTGCCGGGCATTCCGGTGGATACCGGCGCGATCGCCTCGCTCGGTATCGCGCTGGATCCGACCCGCGCCCGCTTCGGCTTCGACGCCGCCCGCAATGCGGTCGGCCTGTCCTGGCCGCGCGGCGCGCAGAACGCGGTGGTCGACGCCTGCCGCGCGGTCGATCATCGGATTGCCGAGCGTGCCGGTTCGATCGTCGATTACACCCCGATCGGCTACGACGCCAATGCGGCCTTCACCGCCCACCCCCTCGGCGGCGCGGTGCTCGGGCAGGCGACCGATGCGAACGGGCGGGTGATCGGCCATCCGGGTCTCTATGTCATGGACGGCGCGGGTATCCCCGGCAGCACAGGTACGGTGAACCCGTCGCTCACGATCACCGCACTCGCCGAACGCAATATCGAGGCCATCATCCGAGCGGGCCGATAG
- a CDS encoding aspartate kinase, with product MALVVQKYGGSSVATAERIRRVAERIVETKKQGHDVVVVCSAMGDTTDELMDLAQQVSPAPPAREMDMLLTSGERISNSLVAMAIHSLGAEARSFTGSQAGVITTGRHGNAKIIDVAPGRVQNALAEGTIVLVAGFQGVSQDSKDVTTLGRGGSDTTAVALAAALNADVCEIYTDVDGVFSADPRIVADAQKLDTICYEEMLELAACGAKVLMLRCVEYARRYNVPVHVRSSYTDKEGTMISGSMEDIPLEQAILTGVAHDRSEAKVTVVGIPDEPGYAAKVFRAVADAEINIDMVLQNVSKVETGKTDITFTLPKLDGPRAVELLSKQQGDIGFSRVVYDDHVGKVSLVGAGMKSHPGVTATFCEALAEARINIDLISTSEIRISVLVKDNDLDEAVQVLHRAFDLGGSEVAVVHGGTGR from the coding sequence GTGGCTCTCGTCGTACAGAAGTACGGAGGATCCTCGGTCGCCACCGCCGAGCGCATCCGTCGCGTCGCCGAGCGCATTGTCGAGACCAAGAAGCAGGGCCACGACGTGGTCGTGGTCTGCTCGGCCATGGGTGACACCACCGATGAGCTGATGGATCTGGCACAGCAGGTTTCCCCCGCGCCGCCCGCGCGTGAAATGGACATGCTGCTCACCTCGGGTGAGCGCATCTCCAATTCGCTGGTGGCCATGGCCATTCACTCGCTCGGCGCGGAGGCCCGCTCGTTCACCGGTTCGCAGGCCGGCGTGATCACGACCGGCAGGCACGGAAACGCGAAGATCATCGATGTGGCTCCGGGGAGAGTGCAGAATGCGCTCGCCGAGGGCACCATCGTGCTGGTCGCGGGTTTCCAGGGTGTCAGTCAGGACAGTAAGGACGTCACCACGCTGGGCAGGGGCGGCTCCGATACCACCGCCGTCGCACTGGCCGCGGCCCTGAACGCCGATGTCTGCGAGATCTACACCGATGTGGACGGCGTCTTCAGCGCCGATCCGCGCATCGTCGCGGACGCGCAGAAGCTCGACACCATCTGCTACGAGGAAATGCTCGAGCTGGCCGCCTGTGGCGCCAAAGTTCTGATGCTGCGCTGCGTCGAGTACGCGCGCCGCTACAACGTGCCGGTCCATGTGCGCTCGTCGTACACGGACAAAGAGGGCACCATGATTTCCGGATCGATGGAGGACATCCCGTTGGAGCAGGCAATTCTCACGGGCGTCGCGCACGACCGCAGCGAAGCCAAGGTGACCGTCGTCGGCATTCCGGACGAGCCGGGCTACGCCGCCAAGGTCTTCCGAGCCGTTGCCGATGCCGAGATCAATATCGACATGGTGCTGCAGAACGTCTCGAAGGTGGAGACGGGCAAGACCGACATCACCTTCACCCTGCCCAAGCTGGACGGTCCGCGCGCCGTGGAGCTGCTCAGCAAGCAGCAGGGCGATATCGGTTTCTCCCGGGTGGTCTACGACGATCACGTCGGCAAGGTGTCGCTGGTCGGCGCGGGCATGAAGTCGCACCCGGGCGTCACGGCCACCTTCTGTGAGGCCCTGGCCGAGGCGCGCATCAATATCGATCTCATCTCCACCTCGGAGATCCGAATCTCGGTGCTGGTCAAGGACAATGACCTGGACGAGGCCGTGCAGGTGCTGCACCGGGCCTTCGATCTGGGCGGGTCCGAGGTGGCAGTCGTACACGGCGGAACGGGGCGCTAG
- a CDS encoding low temperature requirement protein A: MPGAQRSRMTTVAEDGSVTQLELFFDLVIVFAFTMVTDLAAHETTAVNLLRALVILMLLWWMWIGYSWLGNVVKADEGIARVAMFVAMGASFLIALTIPEAFHDLPGGWYGPLVFVIAYLVARLIHLWVFWLASAEDEQLRGQVVRWASGSLTVGGALLLLGAHYNGGAQIGLWLGALAWDMLWTAFSGNEWRLNSAKHFAERYGLIIIIALGESIVSIGVGVAGLPISWAITLGSMLGLAVSGLLWWAYFDVASLVVEHALEHATGERRVQIARGCYTYWHFPMIAGIVAMSLGLKKVLGYVGGAQGHSLSDALYGIPLYALYGGVVAYLIALVGFRYSATHKVLIPRLVAAVALLALIWPATALPALGSLGMLCAVLLVLILWEVVAYAQKRERIRHGG; this comes from the coding sequence ATGCCCGGTGCGCAACGATCCCGAATGACCACCGTGGCCGAGGACGGCTCGGTCACTCAACTCGAATTGTTCTTCGACCTGGTGATCGTCTTCGCCTTCACCATGGTCACCGATCTCGCCGCCCATGAGACCACCGCGGTGAATCTGCTGCGGGCCCTGGTCATTCTCATGCTGCTGTGGTGGATGTGGATCGGCTACTCGTGGCTCGGCAATGTGGTCAAGGCCGATGAGGGCATTGCCCGGGTCGCCATGTTCGTGGCCATGGGCGCGTCGTTCCTGATCGCGCTCACCATTCCCGAAGCCTTCCACGATCTTCCGGGCGGCTGGTACGGACCGCTGGTCTTCGTCATCGCCTATCTGGTGGCGCGGCTGATCCACCTGTGGGTGTTCTGGCTGGCCAGCGCCGAGGACGAGCAATTGCGCGGACAGGTGGTGCGCTGGGCGAGTGGATCTCTCACCGTCGGCGGTGCGCTGCTGCTGCTCGGCGCGCACTACAACGGCGGCGCGCAGATCGGACTGTGGCTGGGCGCGCTCGCCTGGGACATGCTGTGGACGGCGTTCTCCGGCAACGAGTGGCGGCTCAACTCCGCCAAGCATTTCGCCGAGCGGTACGGGCTGATCATCATTATCGCGCTGGGCGAATCCATCGTCTCCATCGGCGTGGGCGTGGCCGGACTGCCCATCTCCTGGGCGATCACGCTGGGATCGATGCTGGGGCTGGCCGTTTCGGGACTGCTGTGGTGGGCGTACTTCGATGTGGCGTCGCTCGTGGTGGAGCATGCGCTCGAGCACGCCACCGGGGAGCGGCGGGTGCAGATCGCGCGCGGTTGCTACACCTACTGGCACTTTCCGATGATCGCCGGGATCGTCGCCATGTCCCTCGGTTTGAAGAAGGTGCTCGGCTATGTGGGCGGGGCGCAGGGACATTCACTGAGCGATGCGCTGTACGGCATACCGCTGTACGCCCTCTACGGCGGCGTGGTGGCCTATCTGATCGCTCTGGTGGGTTTCCGGTACTCCGCGACACACAAAGTCCTCATACCGCGTCTGGTGGCGGCCGTGGCGCTGCTGGCGCTCATCTGGCCCGCGACCGCACTGCCGGCGCTGGGATCGCTGGGGATGCTGTGCGCGGTTTTGCTCGTGCTAATACTCTGGGAAGTAGTGGCGTATGCGCAGAAGCGGGAGCGCATCAGGCACGGAGGCTGA
- a CDS encoding SRPBCC family protein, with amino-acid sequence MRTKTDHRFIIDIDPDQVMEALLMVEQLPDWSPAHQDVRVATRDTLGRPKKVYVSANLMGRPDRQVVEYTCTEDRVAWKVSESSAGAGGQGWFDLAVTEDGYTEIWYHTEVYLPIPAPGMLLKRSARREGEATIENFIAFVETVTGIEGLAEADEQPYAEQAGYEPAPYTPPLHYGGSFEPGFGTA; translated from the coding sequence ATGCGCACTAAGACTGATCACCGCTTCATCATCGATATCGATCCCGATCAAGTGATGGAGGCGTTGCTCATGGTCGAGCAACTCCCCGACTGGTCCCCCGCACATCAGGACGTCCGCGTCGCCACCCGTGACACCCTGGGCCGCCCGAAGAAGGTGTACGTCTCGGCGAATCTGATGGGACGGCCCGACCGGCAGGTCGTGGAGTACACCTGCACCGAGGACCGGGTCGCCTGGAAGGTGTCCGAGAGCAGTGCCGGGGCCGGCGGCCAGGGCTGGTTCGACCTCGCCGTGACCGAGGACGGCTATACCGAGATCTGGTACCACACCGAGGTCTACCTGCCGATTCCCGCGCCGGGCATGCTGCTCAAGCGCAGCGCGCGCCGCGAGGGCGAGGCCACCATCGAGAACTTCATCGCCTTCGTCGAAACGGTCACCGGCATCGAGGGACTCGCCGAAGCCGACGAACAGCCCTACGCCGAGCAGGCCGGCTACGAGCCCGCGCCCTACACGCCGCCCCTGCACTACGGCGGCAGCTTCGAACCGGGCTTCGGGACCGCCTGA
- a CDS encoding SgcJ/EcaC family oxidoreductase, producing MTTTQRTDESAIRDLFDSTISAWAAGDAQAYAAAFAPDADYVTWFGQHLKGREAIEASHAPLFAKYMKGTRTDGEITSLRFVTPEVAVVHGRGAVVKGRRRRNRFNTKVNVYVVVRTDGEWSFAAFHNTKYSWLFNTLIAGHDSAPAQAGAA from the coding sequence ATGACTACCACGCAGCGCACCGACGAATCCGCCATCCGGGACCTGTTCGACAGCACCATCAGCGCCTGGGCGGCCGGTGACGCGCAGGCGTACGCCGCCGCCTTCGCGCCCGATGCCGACTATGTGACCTGGTTCGGTCAGCACCTGAAGGGCCGCGAAGCCATCGAGGCCTCGCATGCGCCACTGTTTGCCAAATACATGAAGGGGACGCGCACCGACGGCGAGATCACGTCGCTGCGCTTCGTCACCCCGGAGGTGGCCGTGGTGCACGGCAGGGGCGCGGTCGTGAAGGGCAGGCGCCGCCGCAATCGCTTCAATACCAAGGTCAACGTCTACGTCGTGGTGCGGACCGACGGCGAATGGTCGTTCGCCGCCTTCCACAACACGAAATACAGCTGGTTGTTCAATACCCTTATCGCCGGGCACGATTCGGCCCCGGCGCAGGCCGGGGCGGCTTAG
- a CDS encoding serine hydrolase domain-containing protein has product MFRKRRGLASAVAVALAIGSVVFSSGVAHATPDQLRCNEPAGREFERAAPEQTGLDSARVADALQFAADRNRLNVQIFRHNCLIGAGPTNNDTDRVPWNVWSVTKSVVSLLAGIAWDQGKLDIDAPIDRYLPAGIGDPQHRSITVQDLLTETSGLRIGLVTEGITGVVPIDPFSAVQAMGVPFDNPPGTEFQYSQRNVDVLSYVIELAVGEPLQEFAQRELFDPLGIQRGDYYWAKDRSGHTYGYAHLMIPPVDLARLGMLTAEHGEWQGRQVVSREYLQKATTSSATNQCYGYLFWLGPGCAENPEFLPADTYSMSGLGLQHVFVIPSLDLMVVWTGVFGTHTTQGLTGILQYAGEVSHEFFRRLFAAFQDTPIPDPGPYVESPLRLDPSKYFDTDIALAVFGLGPDAYPGCSVLSCLNTPLAPPFSDEPPGCLLLACLGSDPRTPGIR; this is encoded by the coding sequence ATGTTTCGCAAGCGCAGGGGGTTGGCCAGCGCGGTAGCGGTGGCATTGGCGATAGGCAGCGTGGTTTTCAGTTCCGGTGTCGCACACGCGACGCCGGACCAATTGCGTTGCAATGAACCGGCCGGGCGGGAATTCGAACGCGCGGCCCCGGAACAGACGGGCCTCGACAGCGCGCGGGTGGCGGACGCACTGCAGTTCGCCGCCGACCGAAATCGGTTGAATGTGCAGATTTTCCGGCACAATTGCCTGATCGGCGCGGGCCCGACGAACAACGACACCGATCGCGTCCCGTGGAATGTCTGGAGCGTCACCAAGAGTGTGGTGTCGCTACTCGCCGGAATTGCCTGGGATCAGGGCAAACTCGATATCGACGCACCGATCGACCGCTATCTCCCCGCCGGAATCGGCGATCCGCAGCACCGGTCGATCACGGTGCAGGATCTGCTCACCGAAACCTCGGGGCTGCGCATCGGCCTGGTCACCGAGGGGATCACCGGGGTCGTCCCCATCGATCCGTTCAGCGCCGTGCAGGCGATGGGCGTCCCGTTCGACAATCCGCCGGGCACCGAATTCCAGTACAGCCAGCGCAATGTGGACGTGCTCTCCTACGTGATCGAACTGGCCGTCGGCGAACCCCTGCAGGAGTTCGCCCAGCGGGAACTCTTCGATCCCCTCGGCATTCAGCGCGGCGACTACTACTGGGCCAAGGACCGCTCCGGCCACACCTACGGTTACGCGCATCTCATGATTCCGCCGGTCGATCTCGCCAGACTCGGCATGCTGACCGCCGAGCACGGCGAATGGCAGGGCAGACAGGTCGTTTCCCGCGAGTACCTGCAGAAGGCCACCACCTCCTCGGCGACCAACCAGTGCTACGGGTACCTGTTCTGGCTCGGGCCCGGCTGTGCGGAGAATCCCGAATTCCTGCCCGCCGACACCTATTCCATGTCCGGCCTCGGTCTGCAGCACGTGTTCGTCATACCCAGCCTGGATCTCATGGTGGTGTGGACCGGCGTCTTCGGCACCCACACCACGCAGGGTCTCACCGGAATCCTGCAGTATGCGGGCGAGGTCTCGCACGAATTCTTCCGCCGCCTCTTCGCCGCGTTCCAGGACACTCCGATACCGGATCCGGGTCCGTACGTGGAATCGCCGCTGCGGCTGGACCCCTCCAAGTACTTCGACACCGATATCGCACTGGCGGTCTTCGGCCTCGGTCCGGACGCCTATCCGGGCTGTAGTGTGCTGTCCTGCTTGAATACTCCGCTGGCGCCGCCGTTCAGCGATGAGCCGCCGGGCTGTCTGCTGCTGGCATGCCTCGGCTCGGATCCCCGGACTCCGGGTATCCGCTGA
- a CDS encoding aspartate-semialdehyde dehydrogenase: MGVRVGVVGATGQVGAVMRKLLEERNFPADEVRFFASARSAGKKLPFRGGEIVVEDTETADPTGLDIALFSAGATMSRVQAPRFAAAGVTVIDNSSAWRKDPEVPLVVSEVNPEATRNLIKGIIANPNCTTMAAMPVLKVLHDEAGLRRLIVSSYQAVSGSGLAGVEELVSQLRAVIGDAEKLVHDGSAVEFPAPVKYVAPIAFDVIPLAGALVDDGSEETDEDQKLRNESRKILGLPDLLVSGTCVRVPVLTGHSLSINAEFDRPISVETAKKLLSHAPGVQLVDVPTPLAAAGIDDSLVGRIRQDPGVPDGRGLALFISGDNLRKGAALNTIQIAEVLLADR; the protein is encoded by the coding sequence ATGGGTGTGCGTGTAGGTGTTGTCGGCGCGACCGGGCAGGTCGGCGCCGTCATGCGAAAGCTGCTGGAAGAGCGCAACTTCCCGGCCGACGAGGTGCGATTCTTCGCGTCCGCGCGTTCGGCCGGTAAGAAGCTGCCGTTCCGCGGCGGCGAGATCGTGGTCGAGGACACCGAGACCGCCGATCCGACCGGGCTGGATATCGCGCTGTTCTCGGCCGGCGCCACCATGTCCCGGGTGCAGGCGCCGCGCTTCGCCGCCGCCGGAGTCACCGTCATCGACAATTCGTCGGCCTGGCGCAAGGACCCCGAGGTGCCGCTGGTGGTCTCCGAGGTGAACCCGGAGGCGACCCGCAACCTGATCAAGGGCATTATCGCCAACCCGAACTGCACCACCATGGCCGCCATGCCGGTGCTCAAGGTGCTGCACGACGAGGCCGGTCTGCGCCGCCTCATCGTCTCCAGCTACCAGGCCGTCTCCGGCAGCGGCCTGGCCGGTGTCGAGGAGCTGGTCTCCCAGCTGCGCGCGGTGATCGGCGATGCCGAGAAGCTGGTGCACGACGGTTCCGCCGTCGAGTTCCCGGCTCCGGTCAAATACGTTGCCCCCATTGCCTTCGACGTGATCCCGCTCGCGGGCGCGCTGGTCGACGACGGCTCCGAGGAGACCGACGAGGATCAGAAGCTGCGCAATGAGTCGCGCAAGATTCTGGGTCTGCCCGATCTGCTGGTGAGCGGCACCTGCGTGCGCGTTCCGGTGCTTACCGGCCACTCGCTCTCCATCAATGCCGAATTCGATCGGCCGATTTCGGTGGAGACCGCCAAGAAGCTGCTGTCGCATGCTCCCGGCGTACAGCTGGTGGATGTCCCGACCCCCCTCGCGGCCGCCGGTATCGACGATTCCCTCGTCGGCCGGATCCGCCAGGATCCGGGCGTTCCGGACGGCCGGGGTCTGGCGCTGTTCATCTCGGGCGACAACCTCCGCAAGGGCGCCGCCCTCAATACGATTCAGATCGCCGAGGTTCTGCTCGCCGATCGCTGA
- a CDS encoding ion transporter produces MIEVSEPEAGEFPHKPPALWTDLFMLALAVVSVALVTWVTFFPVADDTYRTIRYVDYSICAVFAIEFLWRWRHEGWSWTFPFIYWYEVLGMIPVTSPFFRGFRLLRVVAIAVRLARVADRAFGDRVTAAVVNRFVGTIVDIVKRPVTIAVLDEVGDVLRTGHYTQNIANALEENRTEINQMMLDLIQRDPQLGRVRYFPFHEEIIHGITDASFRIILQVLADPRTDELVADALRENVNQMRAAVHAGVRVPESVNNRLPQ; encoded by the coding sequence GTGATCGAGGTCAGTGAACCGGAGGCGGGGGAATTCCCACACAAGCCGCCCGCCCTGTGGACGGATCTCTTCATGCTCGCCCTGGCGGTGGTGTCGGTCGCGCTGGTCACCTGGGTGACGTTCTTCCCGGTGGCCGATGACACCTACCGGACGATCCGGTACGTCGACTACAGCATCTGCGCGGTCTTCGCGATCGAGTTCCTCTGGCGCTGGCGGCACGAGGGCTGGAGTTGGACGTTCCCGTTCATCTACTGGTACGAGGTCCTGGGCATGATCCCGGTGACCAGCCCGTTCTTCCGCGGCTTCCGTTTGCTGCGGGTGGTGGCGATCGCGGTCCGGCTGGCCCGGGTGGCCGATCGCGCCTTCGGTGACCGGGTCACGGCGGCGGTGGTGAACCGGTTCGTCGGCACCATCGTCGATATCGTCAAGCGCCCTGTCACCATTGCCGTCCTGGACGAGGTCGGCGATGTGCTGCGCACCGGCCACTACACCCAGAACATCGCGAATGCGCTGGAGGAGAACCGGACCGAGATCAACCAGATGATGCTGGATCTCATTCAGCGCGATCCCCAGCTGGGCCGGGTGCGGTACTTCCCGTTCCACGAGGAGATCATTCACGGCATCACCGATGCCAGCTTCCGCATCATTCTGCAGGTGCTCGCCGATCCCCGGACCGACGAATTGGTAGCTGATGCGTTGCGGGAGAACGTGAATCAGATGCGCGCCGCGGTACACGCCGGAGTGCGGGTGCCGGAGTCGGTGAACAACCGGCTCCCGCAGTGA
- a CDS encoding helix-turn-helix domain-containing protein → MAESTLGARVAELRRRRGLSQKELGAAIRRSESWVSQVERDVLPVERLSVLQRLADVLGVAVRDLRPEAAEPMAADRGDGHRAGSAVFDKLRLLLTGHPALEQLLGDEADRESADELPALQERVDLAWQLAHESRLVEVGSSLLELIPDLEHAARSTSVKRPEVLTLLSRAYQVAATAFTRQEEVDAAWVAADRALTAAEESGDALSVVAGTYRMAQAFLRLQRLEQAQQAARVSVTALAPQVLDDDLVRPEVLSLYGSLQLMLAVIAATDGNRTAARTGLAAARRAAERLGEGRNDFDTEFGPTSVAVHAVAVAVELGDAGEALDTAGTVDASVLSPERQARFLVDVARAHAQRRQASEALQALLNAERLAPELVHHDHRSREVVRDLLQFAGRRPADELRELAARAAVTP, encoded by the coding sequence GTGGCCGAAAGTACCCTAGGGGCACGGGTAGCGGAGTTGCGCCGGCGGCGGGGACTATCGCAGAAAGAACTGGGCGCCGCCATCAGGCGTTCGGAAAGTTGGGTGTCACAGGTCGAACGGGATGTACTACCGGTCGAAAGACTATCGGTACTCCAGCGACTTGCGGACGTCCTCGGCGTCGCAGTGCGAGACCTGAGACCCGAGGCGGCCGAACCCATGGCCGCCGACCGCGGTGACGGACATCGTGCCGGATCCGCCGTTTTCGACAAACTGCGATTATTGCTCACCGGGCATCCCGCCTTGGAGCAACTACTCGGTGACGAGGCCGATCGCGAGTCGGCCGATGAGTTACCGGCACTACAGGAACGAGTGGATCTGGCCTGGCAGCTGGCGCACGAGTCACGGCTCGTGGAGGTCGGCAGCAGTCTGCTGGAATTGATTCCGGATCTCGAACACGCGGCGCGGAGCACCTCCGTGAAGCGGCCGGAGGTGCTGACACTGCTGTCACGCGCCTATCAGGTGGCCGCCACCGCATTTACCCGGCAGGAGGAGGTCGACGCGGCCTGGGTCGCGGCGGACAGAGCGCTGACGGCGGCCGAGGAATCCGGTGACGCGCTCAGCGTGGTGGCCGGAACCTACCGCATGGCACAGGCTTTCCTGCGCCTGCAACGGCTTGAACAGGCGCAGCAGGCGGCTCGCGTGTCGGTGACGGCACTCGCGCCACAGGTCCTCGACGACGACCTGGTGCGTCCGGAAGTGTTGTCGCTCTACGGTTCTCTCCAGCTCATGCTGGCGGTGATCGCGGCGACGGACGGTAATCGGACGGCGGCTCGCACCGGTCTGGCCGCGGCGCGCAGAGCCGCGGAGCGACTGGGCGAGGGCCGCAATGATTTCGACACCGAATTCGGTCCGACCAGTGTGGCCGTGCATGCGGTCGCGGTGGCGGTCGAATTGGGTGATGCCGGTGAGGCTCTCGATACCGCGGGCACCGTGGACGCCTCGGTGCTCTCACCGGAAAGACAGGCTCGCTTCCTGGTCGACGTGGCCCGCGCGCACGCGCAGCGCCGCCAGGCATCGGAAGCGCTGCAGGCACTGCTCAACGCCGAGCGACTGGCTCCGGAGCTGGTGCATCACGATCATCGGTCCCGGGAGGTGGTGCGGGATCTACTGCAGTTCGCCGGCCGTCGACCGGCCGATGAACTGCGCGAGCTCGCGGCCCGCGCAGCCGTGACGCCGTGA